The Pseudanabaena sp. ABRG5-3 genome includes the window CGGGAGAAGTGTTAAAGACCTTTGAGCCTTTGACGGATGAGCAACTTGAACATAAGCTAGCACTCGCCGATCGCACCTTTGCCACCTATAAACAGACGAGTTTTCGCGATCGCGCCCAATGGATGCACCAAGCCGCCGATATTCTGGAAGCTAAGAAAACTGAATTCGGGATCATCATGACCCTTGAGATGGGGAAAACGCTCAAAAGTGCGATCGCCGAAATTGAGAAGTGCGCCAATCTTTGCCGTTTTTACGCCGAACAAGCACCGATTTTTTTAGCCGATACTCCTGCCCAAACCGATGCTAGTCGCACGATCATTCGCTATCAACCTTTAGGAATTATCCTCGCAGTCATGCCTTGGAACTTTCCTTTTTGGCAGGTGTTTCGCTTTGCTGTACCTGCACTTATGGCAGGGAATGTGGGACTACTAAAGCACGCCTCAAATGTGCCGCAATGTGCCTTAGCGATCGCTGAAGTCTTCCATGCCGCAGGCATACCTGAAGGTGCATTTCAAACCCTGTTAATTGGGGCGGATCGCGTAGCGGGACTAGTTGCCGACTCAAGGGTAAAAGCAGCGACATTGACAGGAAGTGAACCTGCGGGACAAAGCTTAGCCGCGATCGCAGGACATCATCTCAAAAAAGTAGTATTGGAACTTGGGGGCAGCGATCCATTTATTGTGCTTAAAAGTGCGGATTTGGAATTGGCGGTAAATACTGCGGTAACAGCGCGAGTGATGAACAATGGGCAGACCTGTATTGCTGCGAAGAGATTTATTCTTGAAGAAGCGATCGCTGATCAGTTCACCTCCAAATTTGTGGAGAAATTCAAAGCTTTGAAAGTAGGAGATCCGATGCAGCCTGAAACCGATGTGGGGCCTCTTGCTACGCCGCAAATCTTGAATGAACTGGATGCACAGGTGAAAACTACTGTTGATGCAGGGGCAAAGCTTTTAGTTGGTGGCTATCGTCTTAAAGAGAAGGGGAATTTCTATGCGCCAACGATTCTTGACAAGATTCCCCTTGGTGCACCACCTTATCAAGAAGAATTTTTTGGTCCCGTTGCTTCTATATTTCGAGTGCAGAATCTTGATGAGGCGATCGCGCTAGCCAATAGTACTAGTTTTGGCTTAGGGGCAAGCTTTTGGAGTAATGATCCACAGGAAATCGAACAGGCGATCGAACAAATCGAGGCGGGAGCAGTCTTTGTAAATGGGATGGTCAAATCCGATCCGCGTGTTCCCTTTGGGGGCATCAAGCGATCGGGCTTTGGACGTGAATTGGGAATTGAAGGTATTCGCGAATTCGTGAATATCAAAACTATTTGGATTAAGTAAACCCTGTTTTTAGTCATCAGAGCATGTCTGAGAACTATCCTATTTAGCATAAATTTCTGCTTTCACCCCCCTTAATCTTCCCTTAAAAAGGGGAAAACTCAAATCCTCCCCCTTTTTAAGGGGGAGTTAGAGGGGGTAAAAATGTCTCAAACACACTCTCAGCCTAGTTTACGATTTGTGAGGACTCTATGAATACCGCAGAACTATTAGTCAAATGTCTAGAGAATGAAGGAGTCGAATATATTTTCGGACTTCCGGGGGAAGAGAATATGGCAGTTCTCAATGCCCTTGAGAATTCATCAATCAAATTTATTACCACTCGCCATGAGCAAGGGGCAGCCTTCATGGCAGATGTCTATGGCAGACTCACAGGCAAACCGGGGGTATGCCTATCGACGCTAGGGCCGGGAGCCACAAATTTAATGACAGGAGTTGCTGATGCGAACTTAGACTGCGCTCCCTTGATCGCAATCACAGGACAGGTGGGAACCGATCGAATGCACACCAATTCCCATCAATATCTCGATCTGGTGGCTATGTTTGAGCCTGTGACCAAATGGAATGCTCAAGTAGTCCGTCCTAGCATCACTCCTGAAATTGTGCGTAAAGCATTTAAGCTCGCCAAGTCAGAGAAACCGGGAGCCGTACATATTGACTTACCTGAAAATATTGCTGATATGGAAGTTGATGCAAAACCCTTATTGATTAAGGACGATCGCCATCCTATGTATGCTTCCTATCGTAGTCTTTCCGAAGCTGCTATCCTGATTGCACAGGCAAAAAATCCTCTAATTTTGGTAGGGAATGGGGCAATTCGTTCCCATGCTAGCCAAGCTGTCACTGACTTTGCAACACGCTTAAATATCCCTGTCGCTAATACCTTCATGGGCAAAGGTGTTATTCCCTACCGCCATCCTCTAGCCCTATGGTCATTGGGATTACAGCAAAGAGATATTATTAACTGCGCCTTTGATGAAACGGATTTGGTGATTGCTATCGGTTATGACCTCATCGAATACTCACCGAAGAAATGGAATCCTAATAGTACAATTCCCATTATTCACATCGCTGAATTATCGGCGGAAGTGGATAGTAGCTATATGCCACAGGTGGAAATCGTTGGCGATATTTCTGACTCATTAGTAGAAATTATGCACCGTTGCGATCGCACAGGCATGACCGACCCTCACGCGATCGCCTTACGTCCGCAGATTTTAGCAACCTATGAGCAATATGCCCATGATGAAGAATTTCCGATTAAACCGCAAAAAATTGTCTATGACCTGCGCCAAGTGATGGGAGCCGAGGATGTGGTGATTTCCGATGTGGGCGCACATAAAATGTGGATGGCGAGACATTACCACTGCGATCGCCCCAATACCTGTATTATTTCCAATGGTTTTGCTGCGATGGGTATCGCGATTCCGGGGGCGATCGCAGCAAAATTAGTAAATCCCGATCGCAAGATTGTCGCAGTGACAGGCGATGGTGGCTTCATGATGAATATGCAGGAACTAGAAACGGCTACCCGCATTGGTACAAATTTTGTCACCTTGATCTTCAATGATGGTGGCTATGGACTGATCGAGTGGAAGCAACAAATTCATTATGGCAAATCCTCATTTATTAAATTTGGGAATCCTGACTTTGTGAAACTCGCCGAGAGTATGGGGCTAAAAGGCTATCGAGTTAATTCAGCGATCGATCTGATTCCAACTCTCAAAGAGGCTCTGGAACAGAATGTTCCCGCCGTGATCGATTGTCTCGTTGATTATCGCGAAAATATGCGCTTCTCCCGCAAGGTTGGCGAATTATCTTGTCCCCTTTAAACAGAAAGAGGTCGCATAGCGACCTCTTTCTGTTTAGGAATCATTTGAATTATTTTTTGTGATCAAAAGCTCTAAGAGATCCCCCTCAATCCCCCTTAAAAAGGGGGAAGAAGATTATTTTCCCCCCTTTTTAAGGGGGGCTGGGGGGGATCTAGACAATTCTTAAATGATTTCTTGAAACTCTAAATAAATTACTAATCTTTATCAGATTGGTAATATACTCCAGTACCTGAATCAGGAACAAAAATACATTCCTTTTGAGAAGTAAAGAAAGCTTTCCAGATTGGCACATTAGACACTCGGTAATATTTACCTAAAACTGGTTTAATCGCTTCCGTAGCAGTTTTGAGGTGATAGTGAGGAATGCCAATAAAGATGTGATGGGCAACGTGAGTACCGATATTGTGATGAATATCGTTGAAAATGCCGTAATCACGATCAATCGTCGAAAGCGCTCCCTTTAAGAAATACCAATCTTTGCCGCGATACCAAGGAATATCAGCTTCAGTGTGATGCAGGTAGGTGACAAGATCCAACCATACAACAAAGATTAGATAAGGAACGATATAGAACTTGAATAGGAATAGGAAACCATAGGTAACGCCTAAGTATCCCAAAAAGCCGACCATTGCTAACCAAAGGCTAGTGCTAGTGATAATGTCTTGAGTTTCCGATTCGCGGAAAAGATCATTATTGGGCATGAAATGGGAAGCAGTAGGACGTGCAGGCGATCGCTTAAATAAATAAAGAGGATAGGCCAACAACAGGGCATCGAAACGAATGAATTTGCCCAGCCAATCCATTTGTTTATATTGAGTTTCAGTAACAGGATACCAACTTTCATCGGTATCAATATTTCCTGTATTTTGGTGATGGGTGCGATGACTAATGCGCCAACCGTGATAAGGAACGAGAATAGGAATATGAGTTAGGTGTCCAATCAGGTTATTTAGCCATTTCAAACGAGAGAAGGAACCATGTCCGCAGTCGTGACCGACGACGAAGAAAGCCCAAAACATTGTCCCCGTGGCAAACCAGAAAATAGGATAAAACCACCAAGCATCTATATATACCGCAGCCGCATACAACCCCACAATAATTGCGGTATCGGCAAAAAAATAGGCGAGCGATCGCCATACATTAGGAGCAAAACATTCAGCAGGAATAGCAGACTTTACATCTTGAAAGGTAAACGGAAGTTCAGTTTGAGCTGTTGAAGATGTATCGGTAAGAGGGTTTTCTAGATTGATCCGATGAATAGTCGTAGACGACACGTATTATTTCCCTGTTGTTAAGAAAAATTAAGTTAATTTTTTGATTTTAGCAGTAACTTGGCTTCTTCCTCAAATCCAAAGTTATTCAGCAAAAAAGCCCAACGATCGCCCTTTACCCGAATATAGTCTTGCATTTGCGCGACTGCACTCTGTACCCCAACCGCTTGTTTTATTTTTTGTTGCTGCTGGGGCAAGTTGTAAATTTCATATTCAAAGGGTGTCAACCAAACTAAATTACCCGCACGGTGTAACAGTCCTAAGGCGATCGCTGCATCAGGATGTAGCTTAGTAACTTCTACAAAATTACCGCGCCGAGGCAGTTGGGGCAGCAGCAATTGCGCCTGCTGTTGCAATTTTTGTTGTTGCTGTAGGAAAAAGTTCACTCTCTGGCGATCACTATCATCGAGTAATCCCGTTGGCTCACTCACTAGCATTAATGCCTCCGCAGGTTTATCATCACGTCCCGCTCGACCAATTTCTTGGATATATTCCGAAAGCGTCAAAGGCGGATGAAAATGTAATACCCATCGGGTATCTGGCTTGTTAATTCCGAGACCAAACGCTGAAGTGCAAATCACAAAAGGATATTGATTATTGAGCCATTGCTGCTCAATATGCCGACGCTCTTGAGGTGGTAAGCCCGCATGATAGGCAGCAGTTGCCAAGGAATTGTCTTGCAACCATGCTGCTAATTTCTCCGCATCGCCACGACTACGGACATAAATTAAGCCCGACTGCCCCTTGCGATCGCGAATAAATTTTAAAGTGCGCGATTTCCGTCCTGCGGGTGTCCATGCAATTTCCACCTTGAGACTTAAATGGGAACGATAGGGACTAGTTCTCACAAGGTGAGGATTTTCCATTTGCAAGCAAGACTTTAATTCCGCAGTCGCATCGACATCAGCAGTTGCGGTAAATGCTGCCAGAGATATGCGCGGATGGTTGTCTGGCTTCTGCTGTATTAGTGCCGAGCGCACTGCCCCCAAGCGCCGATAACTCGGACGAAATGAGTCGCCCCACTGCACCAAACAATGTGCCTCATCCAGCATTAATCCTGTAATTTTTAACTGGCGATCGCATAGCTTTTCCCAAACAGGCTGACTCAGCAATGTCTCTGGCGAAATGTAAAGTAAACGAATATTAGCGAGGTTGCGTAATACTTCTCGACGCGCTGTCTGCGATAGGTTGCTATGCAAGGTGGCTGCGGGTAAATTGCGTGATCGTAAATCCCTCACCTGATCTTCCATCAAAGCTAGTAGGGGGGAAATCACCAGAGTTAAACCTTCATTCAGGATCGCAGGCAACTGAAAACAAATAGACTTTCCCCCACCTGTAGCCATAATTGCCAAACTATCTTGACCCTGCATTAAGCTGGCAACTATCTCACGCTGAGATTGGCGTAAATCCTTATATCCCCAAATCTTTTGAAATGTTTGCTGAACTTTTGTCCATTCTCCAGATATTTCGCCCATTAGCAATGATTATGAATATTTTATATTTAATCTTGTCTATAATGTAAGCTATTAATTAGATTAATGGCTTTTTAATTATTTATTATCTATGATAATGACTCTAAAATAATATATTTCATGGTTTGACATTAATAACTGGATTGCAGGCAACAGGTATACCGACCCCAAAGGGGGTGTGCCTCCACAAACCATTTAGGATTCTATATCTACAAATCTATACAAAAGCACCGACAGTTAAATAGCTGAGCATAATTAAAAGTAGATAAAAGAGGTATATCGCATATCTATCTTTTATTCCTCTTGTTTATCTTCATTCCCCAATAAAGTAACTGTGTGTACGTCGCAGGTTCTAGGGTTTTATATTTAATTAAGCCTACTTACTTAATAGAAATAAATTGCAACTTAAAAATGTGATATGAGGATTACACTTTCTTAAGAAGCTATGAAGCATAACTAAGTCATAGTCATCCTAGCCGTAAATGTATAATTGGCAATCTTCAAGTTTTGGTTTGAGTTTCAGAGTCTTAATGTATTGCCACATTGTCGAGGATTGGGCTAAGGTATCTACTAGGAGTGACAAATAACAGAACTAGATAGTACAAACTAAATAAATTTATATAATCTGATAAATCACCCTTAAAAACAATGGTAGTCCTAAAGAAGTAATGATTTTCTGCGTAAAGGGTGGGATATCATCACACCAAAAAATAATACTCTTCTTTAGAACTAACAAAATAAGATAGTCATTGGCTTCAAGAGTAAGTTTTAAGATAAATTGTTCAAAGCTCGTTGTAAAGGAAAATTATTCAGGTGAGATCAGAGGAGTCATCTACTCTTGCAATGAAAGATATACTTCATCACGTACTGACGGTTGAAGACCCGAAGGGATTTCGCAATTTTCTTTTGCAGAACATGACTTACTCCTTAGGACGCAGTTTAGACAATCTAATTGTGCTGCGTTCTAATCTCGTATCTCGCCAGCACGCGACGATATTGGCAGTAAATATCCCGAACAAAAATTCATGTCTTTTTCGGATTATTGATGGCACTCTCGAAGGCACAAGGAGTACTAATGGCATTCTCATCAATGGCAAAAAGCGCTTCTCTCATATCCTGTCTCATGGGGATGAAATTCTCTTTAGTAAAGATACTAAAGCTGTATATCAAATTATTAGTTCACTTTCTCCACGATCTAAAAATATAGCTTCTCCAAATCATTCTGCCAATGAGGATAGTTTTGGAGAAAACAAGCAGAGTTTAGATTTTATCGGCACTATTAGATGCTCTAACTTACTGTCTATTGCCGATAGTGACTTATCCGCACATATTCGGGACACGATCAATCAGTTTGTTTCATCTCCCGAACTAAATCCTCAACCAATTATCGAGTTAAATTTAGTAGGCAAAATTTTATATCTCAATCCTGCGGCTCTATATCAATTTCCAGAAGTTGATGATATGCAGCTTAATCATCCATTACTCCAAAATTTGTTAGCTCAGTTAATACCTCTAGTTACTCCCGTTCGTAACTTCTTTACTCGCGAAGTAGAAATCAATGGCAAGGTATTTGAAGAAGTGATCCATTTTATGCCTTGGAATGAAGTAGTACGCGTACATATATCGGACATCACTAAGCAAAAGCAAGCTGAGGCAATTATTTCTTATCAGATGTATCATGACTCCCTGACTGGTCTGCCTAATCGCAAATATCTACATCAATATTTAGTTGAGTTTGTCGAAAAGTTAGAGGATAAGAACCAAAAATTTGCAGTGTTATTCCTTGATATTGATCGATTTAAATTAATCAATGATTCTCTAGGTCATGTAATTGGGGATTTACTACTAAAAGCAGTGGGCGATCGCTTAAAAACTCTATTGCGCCAAGGGGATTTGCTGGTGCGCTGGGGTGGTGACGAATTCGCAATCATTGCCAAAGCGATCGCCTCGCCAGACATCGTTGTGCAAATTGCAGAGACGATGATTCAGTCTTTGACTGTACCTTTTACCTGTAGTGGACATGAGCTACATATCACCACCAGTATTGGTGCAAGCATCTATCCCGATCATAATACAGATGTGGAGGGCTTAATTCGTAATGCCGATATGGCTATGTATCGAGCTAAGGTGGATGGACGCAATAGTTTTCAGTTTTATATTCCCAATATGCAGGAGCAAAGTTTCCAAAGATTGTTAATGGAAAATAATTTGCGAAGGGCATTGGAGAATGAAGAACTAGAAACTTATTATCAACCACAGGTTGATTTAACTACAGGTAAAATTGTTGGTTTAGAGGTTTTACTACGTTGGAAACATGTTGCTTTAGGTTCTATTCCACCTAGCAAATTTATTCCTCTAGCTGAAGAAACTGGCTTAATTATTGCAATTGGGGCTTGGGTATTGCGACATACTTGTTTACAGGCGATCGCATGGCAAAGTATGGGTTTACCACCAATTCAGATTGGCGTAAATCTATCGATTATGCAGTTACAGCAAAAAGATTTTCTACCTTCTTTACAACAGATTTTAGATGAGACAAATTTTGATCCTCACTATCTAGAGTTGGAAATCACCGAAGGAATTATGATGGATAATGTGGAAGAAAAAATTGTCTTATTAAATCAATTTCGCCAGATGGGGATTCAACTATCGATCGATGATTTTGGAAC containing:
- a CDS encoding acetolactate synthase large subunit, coding for MNTAELLVKCLENEGVEYIFGLPGEENMAVLNALENSSIKFITTRHEQGAAFMADVYGRLTGKPGVCLSTLGPGATNLMTGVADANLDCAPLIAITGQVGTDRMHTNSHQYLDLVAMFEPVTKWNAQVVRPSITPEIVRKAFKLAKSEKPGAVHIDLPENIADMEVDAKPLLIKDDRHPMYASYRSLSEAAILIAQAKNPLILVGNGAIRSHASQAVTDFATRLNIPVANTFMGKGVIPYRHPLALWSLGLQQRDIINCAFDETDLVIAIGYDLIEYSPKKWNPNSTIPIIHIAELSAEVDSSYMPQVEIVGDISDSLVEIMHRCDRTGMTDPHAIALRPQILATYEQYAHDEEFPIKPQKIVYDLRQVMGAEDVVISDVGAHKMWMARHYHCDRPNTCIISNGFAAMGIAIPGAIAAKLVNPDRKIVAVTGDGGFMMNMQELETATRIGTNFVTLIFNDGGYGLIEWKQQIHYGKSSFIKFGNPDFVKLAESMGLKGYRVNSAIDLIPTLKEALEQNVPAVIDCLVDYRENMRFSRKVGELSCPL
- a CDS encoding RecQ family ATP-dependent DNA helicase, encoding MGEISGEWTKVQQTFQKIWGYKDLRQSQREIVASLMQGQDSLAIMATGGGKSICFQLPAILNEGLTLVISPLLALMEDQVRDLRSRNLPAATLHSNLSQTARREVLRNLANIRLLYISPETLLSQPVWEKLCDRQLKITGLMLDEAHCLVQWGDSFRPSYRRLGAVRSALIQQKPDNHPRISLAAFTATADVDATAELKSCLQMENPHLVRTSPYRSHLSLKVEIAWTPAGRKSRTLKFIRDRKGQSGLIYVRSRGDAEKLAAWLQDNSLATAAYHAGLPPQERRHIEQQWLNNQYPFVICTSAFGLGINKPDTRWVLHFHPPLTLSEYIQEIGRAGRDDKPAEALMLVSEPTGLLDDSDRQRVNFFLQQQQKLQQQAQLLLPQLPRRGNFVEVTKLHPDAAIALGLLHRAGNLVWLTPFEYEIYNLPQQQQKIKQAVGVQSAVAQMQDYIRVKGDRWAFLLNNFGFEEEAKLLLKSKN
- a CDS encoding DUF3474 domain-containing protein → MSSTTIHRINLENPLTDTSSTAQTELPFTFQDVKSAIPAECFAPNVWRSLAYFFADTAIIVGLYAAAVYIDAWWFYPIFWFATGTMFWAFFVVGHDCGHGSFSRLKWLNNLIGHLTHIPILVPYHGWRISHRTHHQNTGNIDTDESWYPVTETQYKQMDWLGKFIRFDALLLAYPLYLFKRSPARPTASHFMPNNDLFRESETQDIITSTSLWLAMVGFLGYLGVTYGFLFLFKFYIVPYLIFVVWLDLVTYLHHTEADIPWYRGKDWYFLKGALSTIDRDYGIFNDIHHNIGTHVAHHIFIGIPHYHLKTATEAIKPVLGKYYRVSNVPIWKAFFTSQKECIFVPDSGTGVYYQSDKD
- a CDS encoding NAD-dependent succinate-semialdehyde dehydrogenase, whose translation is MAIASINPVTGEVLKTFEPLTDEQLEHKLALADRTFATYKQTSFRDRAQWMHQAADILEAKKTEFGIIMTLEMGKTLKSAIAEIEKCANLCRFYAEQAPIFLADTPAQTDASRTIIRYQPLGIILAVMPWNFPFWQVFRFAVPALMAGNVGLLKHASNVPQCALAIAEVFHAAGIPEGAFQTLLIGADRVAGLVADSRVKAATLTGSEPAGQSLAAIAGHHLKKVVLELGGSDPFIVLKSADLELAVNTAVTARVMNNGQTCIAAKRFILEEAIADQFTSKFVEKFKALKVGDPMQPETDVGPLATPQILNELDAQVKTTVDAGAKLLVGGYRLKEKGNFYAPTILDKIPLGAPPYQEEFFGPVASIFRVQNLDEAIALANSTSFGLGASFWSNDPQEIEQAIEQIEAGAVFVNGMVKSDPRVPFGGIKRSGFGRELGIEGIREFVNIKTIWIK
- a CDS encoding EAL domain-containing protein yields the protein MKDILHHVLTVEDPKGFRNFLLQNMTYSLGRSLDNLIVLRSNLVSRQHATILAVNIPNKNSCLFRIIDGTLEGTRSTNGILINGKKRFSHILSHGDEILFSKDTKAVYQIISSLSPRSKNIASPNHSANEDSFGENKQSLDFIGTIRCSNLLSIADSDLSAHIRDTINQFVSSPELNPQPIIELNLVGKILYLNPAALYQFPEVDDMQLNHPLLQNLLAQLIPLVTPVRNFFTREVEINGKVFEEVIHFMPWNEVVRVHISDITKQKQAEAIISYQMYHDSLTGLPNRKYLHQYLVEFVEKLEDKNQKFAVLFLDIDRFKLINDSLGHVIGDLLLKAVGDRLKTLLRQGDLLVRWGGDEFAIIAKAIASPDIVVQIAETMIQSLTVPFTCSGHELHITTSIGASIYPDHNTDVEGLIRNADMAMYRAKVDGRNSFQFYIPNMQEQSFQRLLMENNLRRALENEELETYYQPQVDLTTGKIVGLEVLLRWKHVALGSIPPSKFIPLAEETGLIIAIGAWVLRHTCLQAIAWQSMGLPPIQIGVNLSIMQLQQKDFLPSLQQILDETNFDPHYLELEITEGIMMDNVEEKIVLLNQFRQMGIQLSIDDFGTGYSALSYLKNLPIDTLKIDRTFIEYIDHNEQDQAIVASLISLSHSLNLVVIAEGVETQEQMELLRSLGCDRIQGHFFYKALPAEDIESLLRAQAITKPS